The genomic DNA TGGGCGCGGCCCACACTGTTGGGCGCGATGACCCTGTTCGTGGTGGTCATGTGTGTGCTCGGCCTCCATGGCGACTCCCCCGCGGTGCTGCTCGGTTCCGTCGCCGTGTGGGGCGTCGCGTTCGGCGGGGCGCCGACACTGATCCAGACCGCGCTCGTCAACGCCTCGGGTCCCGAACACGCCGACGTGGCAACGTCGTTGCAGACCACGGTGTACAACGCGGGCATCGCCGGGGGGTCGTTCACCGGTGGACTCGCCCTGTCGGGGTTGGGCGCGGGGGCCTTGCCCTGGACGGCGTTGCCGTTGGTCGCGGGCGCGCTCACTGTCGTCGTGCTGGGCCGCCGGCACGCGTTCCCGGCGGCACCCGCCCAGGCCGACCAACACGTCAACTCACCTTGTGTGTAAGGGCCCCAACCGGGCGCGGGGCTGTGACACGTGCCGCTCCGCTGCGGGGGCGCGACCGACCCGCAGACAGGCAACCGACGACCCCGCACCTGATTTCCTACGCCTCCCCGAAGTAATGCCCCGCCTCCAGGTCGGCGATCAGCCCGACCTCCACCGGCTCCCACCCCGTCTGCTTCCGCGTCAGCGTGCTCGACGCCGGGCAGTCCAGCGAGGCGACGAGGCCGAGGAACCCGAAGTGGCCGACCGCCTGCTCGGCAGACACGCTGCCGGTCGGGACGTCGAGGCGGCGGGCGATGACCTCGGCGATCTCGCGGAGCGGCAGCGCCTCGTCGCCGACCGCGTGGTATTGCGCGCCCGCCGGGGCCGACTCCAGGGCCCAGCGGTACAGCTTGGCCGCGTCGAGCCGGTGCACGGCGGGCCAGCGGGCGGCGCCCTCGCCGACGTACGCCGACAGGCCCTTCTCCCGTGCTACGGCGATGAGTTGGGGGACGAATCCCTGGTCACCGGTGCCGTGCACGGAACGAGGCAGCCGGATGACCGACGACCGCACTCCGCGCTCCGCCAGCGCCACCCCCGCGATCTCGGAGGGCTGCCGGGTCGCCGCGAACGACCCGGGTTCGACGTGATCCTCCTCCGTCGCCACCCGCCCGTCGGAGAGTCCGGGTGTGCCCGAGG from Streptomyces sp. NBC_01478 includes the following:
- a CDS encoding SDR family oxidoreductase; translation: MRVFVTGATGFIGSAVVRELLDAGHTVTGLARSDASAEALTAVGAAVHRGSLDDLDSLRSGAAAADGVCHLAFIHDFTDFAANCATDLRAIEAIGEQLAGTDKPFVVTSGTPGLSDGRVATEEDHVEPGSFAATRQPSEIAGVALAERGVRSSVIRLPRSVHGTGDQGFVPQLIAVAREKGLSAYVGEGAARWPAVHRLDAAKLYRWALESAPAGAQYHAVGDEALPLREIAEVIARRLDVPTGSVSAEQAVGHFGFLGLVASLDCPASSTLTRKQTGWEPVEVGLIADLEAGHYFGEA